One segment of Fusarium falciforme chromosome 13, complete sequence DNA contains the following:
- a CDS encoding BZIP domain-containing protein, with the protein MGCSTFCDCSGYIDEVILSAIISASRDSFLFHLPSSRASNRVRHQLEPAITSANNRPAVYTIRLQVDNNSLSVLFHCRGQNSSLLHRSIPSDPYHPMDDRALGLLNPVEDDWTFATPYTSQHLLWEQRCSIDQLGQFGSSQDETSTAAIVYTPTGPSPHDSFVYRSDISSTDLWSDNSPMTECTDPWGALIPITETSPSFLPSDPVTFEESPPFQDDDWHRPWIPTKQRRKRNRDTNSLPLRKSDRQSLSSDKDTTSLAKEKTQHTTIRPNRSARGDNASARERNRLAANKFRAKQRDDLLRLESSEQDLERIHRDLSTCVADLTLEIYNLKMELLQHSGCNCALIQNYLVHESQRYVQVLEEGVQRGATSWQPEQPGRTEQG; encoded by the coding sequence ATGGGCTGCTCCACGTTTTGTGACTGTTCAGGTTATATAGATGAGGTTATTCTATCTGCAATCATTTCTGCGAGTCGGGACAGTTTCTTGTTCCATCTCCCATCATCCCGAGCTTCTAATAGGGTCCGCCATCAACTCGAACCCGCCATTACTAGCGCAAACAATAGGCCAGCGGTTTATACGATACGCCTCCAAGTGGACAATAATTCTCTTTCAGTATTGTTCCACTGTCGTGGCCAAAACTCTAGCCTCTTGCACAGAAGCATACCGTCTGATCCCTACCATCCTATGGACGACAGAGCCCTAGGTTTGCTAAATCCTGTGGAAGACGACTGGACCTTTGCGACACCTTACACCTCTCAACATCTCCTATGGGAGCAACGGTGCTCGATAGACCAGCTAGGACAATTTGGTTCATCCCAAGATGAGACTAGCACGGCAGCCATTGTCTACACGCCTACCGGTCCATCGCCTCACGATAGCTTCGTATATCGCAGTGATATCAGCTCGACTGATCTTTGGAGCGACAACAGCCCTATGACCGAGTGTACCGATCCATGGGGTGCCCTCATTCCTATCACAGAGACTTCACCTTCTTTCTTGCCTTCTGACCCGGTTACTTTTGAGGAATCACCTCCCTTCCAGGATGACGACTGGCACCGGCCCTGGATACCAACGAAACAGCGTCGAAAACGGAATCGCGACACCAACAGCCTTCCTCTTCGTAAGTCCGATAGACAAAGTCTGTCAAGTGACAAAGACACGACGTCACTGGCAAAGGAGAAGACACAACATACAACTATTCGCCCCAACAGAAGTGCCAGGGGTGACAATGCTAGTGCCCGGGAACGGAACCGACTTGCAGCCAACAAATTCCGAGCCAAGCAGAGGGATGACCTGCTGAGACTCGAGTCCAGCGAGCAGGACCTGGAGCGCATCCATCGCGATCTTTCCACATGCGTCGCCGACCTGACCCTCGagatttataaccttaagatGGAACTTCTACAGCATTCGGGGTGCAACTGTGCCCTCATCCAGAACTACCTCGTCCACGAGTCCCAGCGATATGTACAAGTGTTAGAGGAGGGGGTTCAGCGAGGGGCCACATCTTGGCAGCCGGAGCAGCCTGGACGGACCGAGCAAGGATAA
- a CDS encoding MARVEL domain-containing protein — MAHTGTAHKVISVILRLGEFACAVIVLGILSRFCYLISIPQAEADGRIIYAMVVAGIGIVYSFSFCPPFKSLFLGFPFDFILFVMWLVAYCLLQTRTGSHTCSARWYYDYWGYYWGRFWRVGPIGTVTIDGAGCAQWRTVLAFSFIAWFLHFTSGILGIYVFHTYIKLEETRRDIKHQAEKLTKGHPQAHGYEQRVEGQNGAANTQSTVPTTTV; from the exons ATGGCACACACCGGTACTGCGCACAAAGTCATTTCTGTTATCCTCCGTCTTGGTGAATTTGCCTGCGCTGTGATTGTCCTTGGAATTCTCTCTCGCTTCTGTTATCTCATTAGCATCCCGCAGGCGGAAGCCGATGGACGGATCATCTATGCCATGGTCGTCGCGGGCATCGGTATTGTCTACTCGTTCTCTTTTTGTCCGCCATTCAAATCTCTCTTTTTGGGATTCCCATTTGACTTTATACTGTTTGTGATGTGGCTTGTGGCATACTGCCTGCTTCAGACC AGAACGGGTAGTCACACGTGCTCTGCACGCTGGTATTACGACTATTGGGGCTACTATTGGGGTCGTTTCTGGCGAGTCGGCCCCATTGGGACAGTGACCATCGATGGGGCAGGATGCGCGCAGTGGAGGACGGTCCTGGCCTTCTCATTCATCGCGTGGTTCCTCCACTTTACGAGTGGCATTCTC GGGATATATGTCTTCCATACTTACatcaagctcgaggagacAAGGCGCGATATTAAGCATCAGGCGGAAAAACTCACTAA AGGTCATCCTCAAGCGCATGGCTACGAGCAGAGAGTCGAAGGGCAGAATGGCGCGGCAAACACCCAGTCTACAGTGCCTACCACTACAGTATAA